From Pelmatolapia mariae isolate MD_Pm_ZW linkage group LG1, Pm_UMD_F_2, whole genome shotgun sequence, one genomic window encodes:
- the LOC134630921 gene encoding protein mono-ADP-ribosyltransferase PARP6 isoform X4, with protein MDIKGQCWTDEESDGENESEQFLYGIQCCLLQGSCAADLYRHPQLDADIEAVKDIYTDSAISVREYGTIDDVDIDLHINISFLDEEVATAWKVIRTEPIILRLRFSLSQYLDGPEPSVEVFQPSNKEGFSLGLQLKKILSTFTSQQWKHLSNEFLKAQQEKRHSWFKAGGTIKKFRAGLSIFSPIPKSPSFPLIQDTVLKGKLSVPELRVTRLMNRSISCTMKNPKGELFSYPPNSQTVAVPAARAPAQITTRQLIELFFSSQAGGHCKNIPTLEYGFLVQIMKYSEQRIPTLNEYCVVCDEQHVFQNGSMLKPAVCTRELCVFSFYTLGVMSGAAEEVATGAEVVDLLVAMCRAALESPRKSIIFEPYPSVVDPNDPKTLAFNPKKKNYERLQKALDSVMSIREMTQGSYLEIKKQMDKLDPLAHPLLQWIISSNRSHIVKLPLSRQLKFMHTSHQFLLLSSPPAKEARFRTAKKLYGSTFAFHGSHIENWHSVLRNGLVNASYTKLQVCNPGS; from the exons ATG GACATCAAAGGACAGTGTTGGACAGACGAGGAGTCAGATGGGGAGAACGAATCAGAACAATTCCTATATGGCATTCAG TGCTGCTTATTGCAGGGGAGTTGTGCTGCTGACCTGTATCGACACCCTCAACTGGATGCAGACATTGAGGCTGTAAAAGACATCTACACTGACAGTGCTATCTCTGTCAG GGAGTATGGAACCATTGATGATGTAGACATCGATCTTCATATTAACATCAGTTTCTTAGAT GAGGAAGTTGCGACGGCATGGAAAGTTATCAGAACAGAACCAATTATTCTGAGACTTcgcttttctctttctcagtaTCTCGATGGACCCG AGCCGTCAGTAGAAGTGTTCCAGCCATCAAATAAAGAAGGTTTCAGCTTGGGCCTGCAACTTAAAAA GATCCTGAGCACATTCACCTCACAGCAGTGGAAGCACCTCAGCAATGAGTTTCTCAAGGCCCAGCAGGAGAAGAGGCACAGCTGGTTCAAAGCCGGAGGGACCATCAAGAAGTTCCGTGCCGGGCTCAGCATCTTCTCCCCCATCCCAAA GTCTCCAAGTTTTCCTCTGATTCAAGACACAGTTTTAAAAGGGAAGCTAAGTGTCCCTGAGCTGAGGGTGACGCGCTTAATGAACCGCTCGATCTCCTGTACCATGAAGAACCCTAAAGGAGAGCTATTCAGCTATCCACCAAATAGCCAG ACTGTGGCTGTCCCggcggccagggccccagcgcAGATTACCACGAGGCAGCTGATTGAATTGTTTTTCTCATCCCAGGCGGGCGGCCACTGCAAGAACATTCCTACCTTGGAGTATGGCTTCTTAGTGCAG ATAATGAAGTACTCAGAACAGAGGATCCCCACACTTAATGAGTACTGCGTGGTTTGTGAcgaacagcatgtctttcagaATGGATCCATGCTGAAG CCTGCTGTGTGCACAAGGGAGCTGTGTGTGTTCTCTTTCTACACTCTGGGTGTAATGTCTGGAGCTGCAGAGGAAGTGGCCACCGGAGCAGAG GTCGTGGACCTTCTTGTAGCTATGTGTCGAGCTGCCCTGGAGTCTCCTCGTAAGAGCATCATATTTGAGCCTTACCCTTCAGTTGTTGATCCCAATGACCCCAAGACTCTTGCCTTTAATCCAAAG aagaagaattatGAAAGACTACAAAAAGCACTGGATAGTGTAATGTCCATTCGGGAAATGACCCAG GGTTCATATCTGGAGATTAAGAAACAGATGGACAAACTAGACCCTTTGGCCCATCCCCTGCTACAGTG GATTATTTCCAGTAACAGATCTCATATCGTCAAGCTGCCTCTCAGTAGG CAACTGAAATTCATGCACACCTCCCACCAGTTCCTCCTGCTCAGCAGCCCCCCAGCCAAGGAAGCTCGTTTTCGCACTGCCAAGAAGTTATACGGCAGCACTTTTGCCTTCCA TGGTTCCCATATAGAGAACTGGCACTCTGTTCTGAGAAATGGACTAGTCAATGCCTCTTATACCAAACTGCAGGTATGTAACCCTGGCAGTTAG
- the LOC134630921 gene encoding protein mono-ADP-ribosyltransferase PARP6 isoform X1 yields MDIKGQCWTDEESDGENESEQFLYGIQCCLLQGSCAADLYRHPQLDADIEAVKDIYTDSAISVREYGTIDDVDIDLHINISFLDEEVATAWKVIRTEPIILRLRFSLSQYLDGPEPSVEVFQPSNKEGFSLGLQLKKILSTFTSQQWKHLSNEFLKAQQEKRHSWFKAGGTIKKFRAGLSIFSPIPKSPSFPLIQDTVLKGKLSVPELRVTRLMNRSISCTMKNPKGELFSYPPNSQTVAVPAARAPAQITTRQLIELFFSSQAGGHCKNIPTLEYGFLVQIMKYSEQRIPTLNEYCVVCDEQHVFQNGSMLKPAVCTRELCVFSFYTLGVMSGAAEEVATGAEVVDLLVAMCRAALESPRKSIIFEPYPSVVDPNDPKTLAFNPKKKNYERLQKALDSVMSIREMTQGSYLEIKKQMDKLDPLAHPLLQWIISSNRSHIVKLPLSRQLKFMHTSHQFLLLSSPPAKEARFRTAKKLYGSTFAFHGSHIENWHSVLRNGLVNASYTKLQLHGAAYGKGIYLSPISSISFGYSGMGKGQHRMPTKDELVQRYNRMNTIPQSRPIQSRFLQSRNLNCIALCEVITSKDLQKHGNIWVCPVSDHVCTRFFFVYEDGQVGDANINTQEPKVQKEIMRVIGTQIYSS; encoded by the exons ATG GACATCAAAGGACAGTGTTGGACAGACGAGGAGTCAGATGGGGAGAACGAATCAGAACAATTCCTATATGGCATTCAG TGCTGCTTATTGCAGGGGAGTTGTGCTGCTGACCTGTATCGACACCCTCAACTGGATGCAGACATTGAGGCTGTAAAAGACATCTACACTGACAGTGCTATCTCTGTCAG GGAGTATGGAACCATTGATGATGTAGACATCGATCTTCATATTAACATCAGTTTCTTAGAT GAGGAAGTTGCGACGGCATGGAAAGTTATCAGAACAGAACCAATTATTCTGAGACTTcgcttttctctttctcagtaTCTCGATGGACCCG AGCCGTCAGTAGAAGTGTTCCAGCCATCAAATAAAGAAGGTTTCAGCTTGGGCCTGCAACTTAAAAA GATCCTGAGCACATTCACCTCACAGCAGTGGAAGCACCTCAGCAATGAGTTTCTCAAGGCCCAGCAGGAGAAGAGGCACAGCTGGTTCAAAGCCGGAGGGACCATCAAGAAGTTCCGTGCCGGGCTCAGCATCTTCTCCCCCATCCCAAA GTCTCCAAGTTTTCCTCTGATTCAAGACACAGTTTTAAAAGGGAAGCTAAGTGTCCCTGAGCTGAGGGTGACGCGCTTAATGAACCGCTCGATCTCCTGTACCATGAAGAACCCTAAAGGAGAGCTATTCAGCTATCCACCAAATAGCCAG ACTGTGGCTGTCCCggcggccagggccccagcgcAGATTACCACGAGGCAGCTGATTGAATTGTTTTTCTCATCCCAGGCGGGCGGCCACTGCAAGAACATTCCTACCTTGGAGTATGGCTTCTTAGTGCAG ATAATGAAGTACTCAGAACAGAGGATCCCCACACTTAATGAGTACTGCGTGGTTTGTGAcgaacagcatgtctttcagaATGGATCCATGCTGAAG CCTGCTGTGTGCACAAGGGAGCTGTGTGTGTTCTCTTTCTACACTCTGGGTGTAATGTCTGGAGCTGCAGAGGAAGTGGCCACCGGAGCAGAG GTCGTGGACCTTCTTGTAGCTATGTGTCGAGCTGCCCTGGAGTCTCCTCGTAAGAGCATCATATTTGAGCCTTACCCTTCAGTTGTTGATCCCAATGACCCCAAGACTCTTGCCTTTAATCCAAAG aagaagaattatGAAAGACTACAAAAAGCACTGGATAGTGTAATGTCCATTCGGGAAATGACCCAG GGTTCATATCTGGAGATTAAGAAACAGATGGACAAACTAGACCCTTTGGCCCATCCCCTGCTACAGTG GATTATTTCCAGTAACAGATCTCATATCGTCAAGCTGCCTCTCAGTAGG CAACTGAAATTCATGCACACCTCCCACCAGTTCCTCCTGCTCAGCAGCCCCCCAGCCAAGGAAGCTCGTTTTCGCACTGCCAAGAAGTTATACGGCAGCACTTTTGCCTTCCA TGGTTCCCATATAGAGAACTGGCACTCTGTTCTGAGAAATGGACTAGTCAATGCCTCTTATACCAAACTGCAG CTGCATGGGGCAGCGTATGGAAAGGGCATCTATCTGAGCCCCATCTCCAGCATATCTTTTGGATACTCAG GAATGGGGAAAGGACAGCACCGCATGCCCACCAAAGATGAACTAGTGCAGCGTTACAACCGCATGAACACTATACCACAG AGCCGTCCTATCCAGTCAAGGTTTCTTCAGAGTCGAAACTTGAACTGTATTGCTCTTTGTGAAG
- the LOC134630921 gene encoding protein mono-ADP-ribosyltransferase PARP6 isoform X2: MDIKGQCWTDEESDGENESEQFLYGIQCCLLQGSCAADLYRHPQLDADIEAVKDIYTDSAISVREYGTIDDVDIDLHINISFLDEEVATAWKVIRTEPIILRLRFSLSQYLDGPEPSVEVFQPSNKEGFSLGLQLKKILSTFTSQQWKHLSNEFLKAQQEKRHSWFKAGGTIKKFRAGLSIFSPIPKSPSFPLIQDTVLKGKLSVPELRVTRLMNRSISCTMKNPKGELFSYPPNSQTVAVPAARAPAQITTRQLIELFFSSQAGGHCKNIPTLEYGFLVQIMKYSEQRIPTLNEYCVVCDEQHVFQNGSMLKPAVCTRELCVFSFYTLGVMSGAAEEVATGAEVVDLLVAMCRAALESPRKSIIFEPYPSVVDPNDPKTLAFNPKKNYERLQKALDSVMSIREMTQGSYLEIKKQMDKLDPLAHPLLQWIISSNRSHIVKLPLSRQLKFMHTSHQFLLLSSPPAKEARFRTAKKLYGSTFAFHGSHIENWHSVLRNGLVNASYTKLQLHGAAYGKGIYLSPISSISFGYSGMGKGQHRMPTKDELVQRYNRMNTIPQSRPIQSRFLQSRNLNCIALCEVITSKDLQKHGNIWVCPVSDHVCTRFFFVYEDGQVGDANINTQEPKVQKEIMRVIGTQIYSS, from the exons ATG GACATCAAAGGACAGTGTTGGACAGACGAGGAGTCAGATGGGGAGAACGAATCAGAACAATTCCTATATGGCATTCAG TGCTGCTTATTGCAGGGGAGTTGTGCTGCTGACCTGTATCGACACCCTCAACTGGATGCAGACATTGAGGCTGTAAAAGACATCTACACTGACAGTGCTATCTCTGTCAG GGAGTATGGAACCATTGATGATGTAGACATCGATCTTCATATTAACATCAGTTTCTTAGAT GAGGAAGTTGCGACGGCATGGAAAGTTATCAGAACAGAACCAATTATTCTGAGACTTcgcttttctctttctcagtaTCTCGATGGACCCG AGCCGTCAGTAGAAGTGTTCCAGCCATCAAATAAAGAAGGTTTCAGCTTGGGCCTGCAACTTAAAAA GATCCTGAGCACATTCACCTCACAGCAGTGGAAGCACCTCAGCAATGAGTTTCTCAAGGCCCAGCAGGAGAAGAGGCACAGCTGGTTCAAAGCCGGAGGGACCATCAAGAAGTTCCGTGCCGGGCTCAGCATCTTCTCCCCCATCCCAAA GTCTCCAAGTTTTCCTCTGATTCAAGACACAGTTTTAAAAGGGAAGCTAAGTGTCCCTGAGCTGAGGGTGACGCGCTTAATGAACCGCTCGATCTCCTGTACCATGAAGAACCCTAAAGGAGAGCTATTCAGCTATCCACCAAATAGCCAG ACTGTGGCTGTCCCggcggccagggccccagcgcAGATTACCACGAGGCAGCTGATTGAATTGTTTTTCTCATCCCAGGCGGGCGGCCACTGCAAGAACATTCCTACCTTGGAGTATGGCTTCTTAGTGCAG ATAATGAAGTACTCAGAACAGAGGATCCCCACACTTAATGAGTACTGCGTGGTTTGTGAcgaacagcatgtctttcagaATGGATCCATGCTGAAG CCTGCTGTGTGCACAAGGGAGCTGTGTGTGTTCTCTTTCTACACTCTGGGTGTAATGTCTGGAGCTGCAGAGGAAGTGGCCACCGGAGCAGAG GTCGTGGACCTTCTTGTAGCTATGTGTCGAGCTGCCCTGGAGTCTCCTCGTAAGAGCATCATATTTGAGCCTTACCCTTCAGTTGTTGATCCCAATGACCCCAAGACTCTTGCCTTTAATCCAAAG aagaattatGAAAGACTACAAAAAGCACTGGATAGTGTAATGTCCATTCGGGAAATGACCCAG GGTTCATATCTGGAGATTAAGAAACAGATGGACAAACTAGACCCTTTGGCCCATCCCCTGCTACAGTG GATTATTTCCAGTAACAGATCTCATATCGTCAAGCTGCCTCTCAGTAGG CAACTGAAATTCATGCACACCTCCCACCAGTTCCTCCTGCTCAGCAGCCCCCCAGCCAAGGAAGCTCGTTTTCGCACTGCCAAGAAGTTATACGGCAGCACTTTTGCCTTCCA TGGTTCCCATATAGAGAACTGGCACTCTGTTCTGAGAAATGGACTAGTCAATGCCTCTTATACCAAACTGCAG CTGCATGGGGCAGCGTATGGAAAGGGCATCTATCTGAGCCCCATCTCCAGCATATCTTTTGGATACTCAG GAATGGGGAAAGGACAGCACCGCATGCCCACCAAAGATGAACTAGTGCAGCGTTACAACCGCATGAACACTATACCACAG AGCCGTCCTATCCAGTCAAGGTTTCTTCAGAGTCGAAACTTGAACTGTATTGCTCTTTGTGAAG
- the LOC134630921 gene encoding protein mono-ADP-ribosyltransferase PARP6 isoform X3: MDIKGQCWTDEESDGENESEQFLYGIQGSCAADLYRHPQLDADIEAVKDIYTDSAISVREYGTIDDVDIDLHINISFLDEEVATAWKVIRTEPIILRLRFSLSQYLDGPEPSVEVFQPSNKEGFSLGLQLKKILSTFTSQQWKHLSNEFLKAQQEKRHSWFKAGGTIKKFRAGLSIFSPIPKSPSFPLIQDTVLKGKLSVPELRVTRLMNRSISCTMKNPKGELFSYPPNSQTVAVPAARAPAQITTRQLIELFFSSQAGGHCKNIPTLEYGFLVQIMKYSEQRIPTLNEYCVVCDEQHVFQNGSMLKPAVCTRELCVFSFYTLGVMSGAAEEVATGAEVVDLLVAMCRAALESPRKSIIFEPYPSVVDPNDPKTLAFNPKKKNYERLQKALDSVMSIREMTQGSYLEIKKQMDKLDPLAHPLLQWIISSNRSHIVKLPLSRQLKFMHTSHQFLLLSSPPAKEARFRTAKKLYGSTFAFHGSHIENWHSVLRNGLVNASYTKLQLHGAAYGKGIYLSPISSISFGYSGMGKGQHRMPTKDELVQRYNRMNTIPQSRPIQSRFLQSRNLNCIALCEVITSKDLQKHGNIWVCPVSDHVCTRFFFVYEDGQVGDANINTQEPKVQKEIMRVIGTQIYSS, translated from the exons ATG GACATCAAAGGACAGTGTTGGACAGACGAGGAGTCAGATGGGGAGAACGAATCAGAACAATTCCTATATGGCATTCAG GGGAGTTGTGCTGCTGACCTGTATCGACACCCTCAACTGGATGCAGACATTGAGGCTGTAAAAGACATCTACACTGACAGTGCTATCTCTGTCAG GGAGTATGGAACCATTGATGATGTAGACATCGATCTTCATATTAACATCAGTTTCTTAGAT GAGGAAGTTGCGACGGCATGGAAAGTTATCAGAACAGAACCAATTATTCTGAGACTTcgcttttctctttctcagtaTCTCGATGGACCCG AGCCGTCAGTAGAAGTGTTCCAGCCATCAAATAAAGAAGGTTTCAGCTTGGGCCTGCAACTTAAAAA GATCCTGAGCACATTCACCTCACAGCAGTGGAAGCACCTCAGCAATGAGTTTCTCAAGGCCCAGCAGGAGAAGAGGCACAGCTGGTTCAAAGCCGGAGGGACCATCAAGAAGTTCCGTGCCGGGCTCAGCATCTTCTCCCCCATCCCAAA GTCTCCAAGTTTTCCTCTGATTCAAGACACAGTTTTAAAAGGGAAGCTAAGTGTCCCTGAGCTGAGGGTGACGCGCTTAATGAACCGCTCGATCTCCTGTACCATGAAGAACCCTAAAGGAGAGCTATTCAGCTATCCACCAAATAGCCAG ACTGTGGCTGTCCCggcggccagggccccagcgcAGATTACCACGAGGCAGCTGATTGAATTGTTTTTCTCATCCCAGGCGGGCGGCCACTGCAAGAACATTCCTACCTTGGAGTATGGCTTCTTAGTGCAG ATAATGAAGTACTCAGAACAGAGGATCCCCACACTTAATGAGTACTGCGTGGTTTGTGAcgaacagcatgtctttcagaATGGATCCATGCTGAAG CCTGCTGTGTGCACAAGGGAGCTGTGTGTGTTCTCTTTCTACACTCTGGGTGTAATGTCTGGAGCTGCAGAGGAAGTGGCCACCGGAGCAGAG GTCGTGGACCTTCTTGTAGCTATGTGTCGAGCTGCCCTGGAGTCTCCTCGTAAGAGCATCATATTTGAGCCTTACCCTTCAGTTGTTGATCCCAATGACCCCAAGACTCTTGCCTTTAATCCAAAG aagaagaattatGAAAGACTACAAAAAGCACTGGATAGTGTAATGTCCATTCGGGAAATGACCCAG GGTTCATATCTGGAGATTAAGAAACAGATGGACAAACTAGACCCTTTGGCCCATCCCCTGCTACAGTG GATTATTTCCAGTAACAGATCTCATATCGTCAAGCTGCCTCTCAGTAGG CAACTGAAATTCATGCACACCTCCCACCAGTTCCTCCTGCTCAGCAGCCCCCCAGCCAAGGAAGCTCGTTTTCGCACTGCCAAGAAGTTATACGGCAGCACTTTTGCCTTCCA TGGTTCCCATATAGAGAACTGGCACTCTGTTCTGAGAAATGGACTAGTCAATGCCTCTTATACCAAACTGCAG CTGCATGGGGCAGCGTATGGAAAGGGCATCTATCTGAGCCCCATCTCCAGCATATCTTTTGGATACTCAG GAATGGGGAAAGGACAGCACCGCATGCCCACCAAAGATGAACTAGTGCAGCGTTACAACCGCATGAACACTATACCACAG AGCCGTCCTATCCAGTCAAGGTTTCTTCAGAGTCGAAACTTGAACTGTATTGCTCTTTGTGAAG